The Aureispira anguillae genome contains a region encoding:
- the chrA gene encoding chromate efflux transporter — MENKKGNLAEVAQVFFKLGCIAFGGPAAHVAMMEEELITKRKWMSRQHFLDLMGATNLIPGPNSTEMTMHCGHERAGVPGLFVAGICFIFPAVVLTGIFASLYVEYGELPAAAPFIFGIKPAVLAIIASAIYKLSKKALKSRALGILGFIVLVVSLMGVNEILALLLAGVFGTLFFTAKKEWLQSPKSFFPILFLQTGGALTAQITATTIFWTFLKVGAILYGSGYVLFAYLDAELVMNGLLSRQELIDAIAAGQFTPGPVLSTATFIGYQMGGWAGAIAATLGMFLPSFLFVWLLNPLVPKMRTSKPLGFFLDSVNVAALAVMVNVLIEMGRETLFVTASWTPDWRAWTIGLISAFLIFGVKKINAMWIVIGGAVLGYLLMLIG, encoded by the coding sequence TTAAGTTAGGTTGTATTGCTTTTGGGGGACCTGCTGCTCATGTGGCAATGATGGAGGAGGAGTTAATTACGAAGCGAAAATGGATGAGTCGCCAGCATTTTTTAGATTTGATGGGAGCAACCAATCTTATTCCAGGACCAAACTCTACTGAAATGACCATGCATTGTGGGCATGAACGTGCTGGGGTACCTGGGCTTTTTGTAGCAGGGATTTGTTTTATTTTTCCAGCTGTGGTCTTAACAGGAATTTTTGCCAGTTTGTATGTGGAATATGGCGAATTGCCCGCTGCTGCACCTTTTATTTTTGGAATCAAACCTGCTGTATTGGCGATTATTGCTTCTGCAATTTATAAATTGAGTAAAAAAGCGTTAAAAAGTCGAGCGTTAGGAATTTTGGGCTTTATTGTGTTGGTGGTGAGTTTGATGGGGGTGAATGAAATTTTAGCCTTGTTGTTGGCAGGCGTTTTTGGTACGCTATTTTTTACCGCAAAAAAGGAATGGCTCCAAAGCCCCAAATCTTTTTTCCCAATTTTATTTTTACAAACGGGAGGTGCGTTGACCGCCCAAATAACAGCAACGACCATCTTTTGGACATTCTTAAAAGTTGGAGCGATTCTTTATGGCAGTGGCTATGTTTTGTTTGCGTATTTGGATGCAGAATTGGTGATGAATGGCTTGTTAAGCCGTCAAGAATTGATTGATGCCATTGCTGCTGGGCAATTTACACCAGGTCCCGTTTTGTCAACGGCTACCTTTATTGGCTATCAGATGGGAGGCTGGGCAGGAGCCATTGCCGCTACGCTGGGGATGTTTTTACCTTCTTTCCTCTTTGTTTGGTTACTCAATCCTTTGGTGCCTAAGATGAGAACATCTAAACCTTTGGGCTTCTTTCTGGATTCTGTTAATGTTGCTGCCTTGGCTGTCATGGTCAACGTGTTGATTGAAATGGGACGAGAAACGCTTTTTGTAACGGCTTCTTGGACACCAGATTGGCGAGCTTGGACCATTGGTCTTATTAGTGCTTTCTTAATTTTTGGTGTCAAAAAAATCAATGCCATGTGGATTGTAATTGGGGGAGCTGTATTGGGGTATTTATTGATGTTGATTGGCTAA